One Streptomyces lincolnensis genomic region harbors:
- a CDS encoding phytoene desaturase family protein, with translation MPAHEGHRSYDAVVVGGGHNGLVAAAYLARAGRSVLVLERLENTGGAAVSTRPFAGVDARLSRYSYLVSLLPKKIVRDLGLDFRVRTRTVSSYTPVERDGRPTGLLVGGGPRRTREAFARLTGGEREYAAWQRFYDMTGRVARDVFPTLTEPLPTRDELRRRIDDEEAWRALFEEPVGTAIEERFTDDLVRGVVLTDALIGTFADAHDPSLKQNRCFLYHVIGGGTGAWDVPVGGMGALTDTLAAAARAAGAVIATGHEAVRIDTDGRTAEVTYRTADGEAVVAARHVLVNASPRDLAVLTGDRPPTPAEGAQLKVNMLLTRLPRLKDGSVDPREAFAGTFHIAEGYEQLATAHAQAAAGDLPAAPPSEIYCHSLTDPTILGPDLVEAGYQTLTLFGLHTPARLFERDNDAVREELLKSTLAQLDAHLAEPLADCLATDADGRPCIEAKTPLDLERDLRLPGGNIFHRELAWPYAQDGTGRWGVETRHPNVLLCGAGAVRGGGVSGVPGHNAAMAVLESAGQGPEAQAG, from the coding sequence ATGCCTGCACACGAGGGACACCGCAGCTATGACGCCGTCGTCGTCGGCGGCGGGCACAACGGTCTGGTCGCCGCCGCCTATCTGGCCCGGGCCGGGCGGTCCGTGCTGGTGCTGGAGCGGCTGGAGAACACCGGCGGGGCCGCCGTCTCCACGCGGCCGTTCGCCGGGGTGGACGCGCGGCTGTCGCGCTACTCCTACCTCGTCAGCCTGCTCCCGAAGAAGATCGTCCGGGACCTCGGGCTCGACTTCCGCGTCCGCACGCGCACGGTCTCGTCGTACACCCCCGTCGAACGGGACGGCCGGCCGACCGGACTCCTGGTCGGCGGGGGCCCGCGGCGCACCCGGGAGGCGTTCGCCCGGCTCACCGGCGGCGAGCGCGAGTATGCGGCCTGGCAGCGCTTCTACGACATGACCGGCCGCGTGGCCCGCGACGTCTTCCCGACGCTCACCGAACCGCTGCCCACCCGGGACGAACTGCGCCGCCGGATCGACGACGAGGAGGCCTGGCGGGCCCTCTTCGAGGAACCGGTCGGCACCGCGATCGAGGAGCGCTTCACCGACGACCTGGTGCGGGGCGTGGTCCTCACCGACGCCCTCATCGGCACGTTCGCCGACGCCCACGACCCCTCACTGAAGCAGAACCGCTGCTTCCTCTACCACGTGATCGGCGGCGGCACCGGCGCCTGGGACGTGCCCGTCGGCGGCATGGGCGCCCTCACCGACACGCTGGCCGCGGCGGCCCGCGCGGCGGGCGCCGTCATCGCCACCGGCCACGAGGCCGTCCGCATCGACACGGACGGCCGCACCGCCGAGGTCACCTACCGCACCGCCGACGGGGAGGCCGTCGTCGCCGCCCGGCACGTCCTGGTCAACGCCTCCCCGCGGGACCTCGCCGTCCTCACCGGCGACCGGCCGCCCACCCCCGCCGAGGGCGCCCAGCTCAAGGTGAACATGCTGCTCACCCGGCTCCCGCGGCTCAAGGACGGCTCCGTCGACCCCCGCGAGGCCTTCGCCGGCACCTTCCACATCGCCGAGGGCTACGAGCAACTGGCCACCGCCCACGCCCAGGCCGCCGCCGGCGACCTGCCCGCCGCCCCGCCCTCCGAGATCTACTGCCACTCGCTCACCGACCCGACGATCCTCGGCCCGGACCTCGTCGAGGCGGGCTACCAGACACTGACCTTGTTCGGCCTGCACACCCCCGCTCGGCTGTTCGAACGGGACAACGACGCCGTACGTGAGGAACTGCTGAAGTCGACCCTCGCGCAGCTCGACGCCCACCTCGCCGAACCGCTCGCCGACTGCCTGGCCACCGACGCCGACGGACGGCCCTGCATCGAGGCGAAGACCCCACTCGACCTGGAGCGCGACCTGCGGCTGCCCGGCGGCAACATCTTCCACCGCGAACTGGCCTGGCCCTACGCCCAGGACGGCACCGGCCGCTGGGGCGTCGAGACCCGCCACCCCAACGTCCTGCTGTGCGGCGCGGGCGCGGTACGCGGGGGAGGGGTGAGCGGGGTGCCGGGCCACAACGCGGCGATGGCGGTCCTGGAGAGCGCCGGCCAGGGCCCGGAGGCTCAGGCCGGCTGA
- a CDS encoding serine/threonine-protein kinase yields the protein MGDSRLIQGRYRLLDLIGRGGMGEVWRARDESLGRHVAVKCLKPLGTGHDQAFTRVLRERFRREARVAAALSHRGVTVVHDFGESDGVLYLVMELLEGRNLSQLLEDNKQHPLAVAEVVEIADQVAAALAYTHQQGIVHRDLKPANIVRLTDGTVKICDFGIARLGHDIGFTSRLTGTGIAMGTPHYMSPEQIGGSEVDHRSDLYSLGCVLYEIATGAPPFDLDDAWAILVGHRDTPPRPPRSHRSDLPEYLEKVILDLLAKRPEQRPRDARELGRRIGLGRSTPAYVPTVVTPQPEFRPPEPAASREPRLPSWTRGMTTGHKAAGAALSTTPPDAGAGLTGEWIARPVGGRPEEPAPDGPPTPSPEVVTALAGRHNAGLSLGRLGRWAEAGEVHRAVAAEREHLLGPEHPDTLASRYEVAFTYSRTGRAADALREYKHVARARSVALGPDHPDTLAARQEMAYVLGQLGRHFDAHQVYTSVLAARERGIGPDHPDTLRCRHNLAFNLSRLGRLEDSYRMACDVAAARARVLGPHHPDTLVTRYEVAYALGQLGRWPEALQTYREVAEARAQALGPDHADTLAARYEVGISLGRLGRSAEALQLYRDLIDDRTRVHGPSHPETLRARHGLGVNLGRLGRWEEALAESRDVCAIRERVLGADHPDTLVSRREVAVGLGWLGRWSDALTEYRRVATAREHVLGPAHPDTLASRNDEAHCLEQLGRGAEAVELYRRVAVLRQQHTTGGR from the coding sequence ATGGGGGACAGCAGGCTGATCCAGGGCCGGTACCGGCTGCTCGATCTGATCGGGCGCGGCGGCATGGGCGAGGTGTGGCGGGCGCGCGACGAGTCGCTGGGCCGGCACGTCGCCGTCAAGTGCCTCAAGCCGCTCGGCACGGGCCACGACCAGGCCTTCACCCGGGTGCTCAGGGAGCGGTTCCGCCGCGAGGCCCGGGTGGCCGCCGCGCTCAGCCACCGCGGGGTGACCGTCGTGCACGACTTCGGCGAGTCCGACGGCGTCCTCTACCTGGTGATGGAACTCCTGGAGGGCCGCAACCTCAGCCAGCTCCTGGAGGACAACAAGCAGCATCCGCTGGCCGTGGCCGAGGTCGTCGAGATCGCCGACCAGGTCGCCGCCGCCCTCGCCTACACCCACCAGCAGGGCATCGTGCACCGCGACCTGAAGCCCGCGAACATCGTGCGGCTCACCGACGGCACCGTGAAGATCTGCGACTTCGGCATCGCCCGCCTCGGCCACGACATCGGCTTCACCTCCCGGCTGACCGGCACCGGCATCGCCATGGGCACCCCGCACTACATGTCCCCGGAGCAGATCGGCGGCTCCGAGGTCGACCACCGCAGCGACCTGTACTCGCTGGGCTGCGTGCTCTACGAGATCGCCACCGGGGCCCCGCCGTTCGACCTCGACGACGCCTGGGCGATCCTCGTCGGCCACCGCGACACCCCGCCCCGGCCGCCCCGCAGCCACCGCTCCGACCTGCCCGAGTACCTGGAGAAGGTGATCCTCGACCTGTTGGCCAAGCGCCCCGAGCAACGACCGCGCGACGCCCGCGAGTTGGGGCGCCGCATCGGTCTGGGCCGGTCCACTCCGGCCTACGTGCCGACCGTGGTGACCCCGCAGCCGGAGTTCCGCCCGCCCGAGCCGGCCGCCTCCCGCGAACCCCGCCTGCCCTCCTGGACGCGGGGCATGACCACGGGTCACAAGGCCGCCGGAGCGGCTCTGAGCACCACACCCCCGGACGCCGGGGCCGGTCTGACCGGGGAGTGGATCGCGCGCCCGGTGGGCGGCCGCCCCGAGGAACCCGCTCCGGACGGGCCGCCCACCCCGTCCCCCGAAGTGGTCACCGCGCTGGCCGGCCGCCACAACGCCGGGCTCAGCCTGGGACGGCTCGGCCGCTGGGCCGAGGCCGGCGAGGTGCACCGCGCGGTCGCCGCCGAACGCGAGCACCTCCTCGGACCCGAGCACCCCGACACCCTCGCCAGCCGCTACGAGGTCGCGTTCACCTACAGCCGCACCGGCCGGGCCGCCGACGCCCTGCGCGAGTACAAGCACGTCGCCCGCGCCCGGAGCGTGGCGCTCGGCCCGGACCACCCCGACACCCTCGCCGCCCGCCAGGAAATGGCCTACGTCCTCGGCCAGTTGGGCCGCCACTTCGACGCACACCAGGTGTACACGTCCGTCCTCGCCGCACGGGAACGCGGCATCGGGCCCGACCACCCCGACACCCTGCGCTGCCGCCACAACCTCGCCTTCAACCTCAGCAGACTCGGCCGCCTGGAGGACTCCTACCGCATGGCCTGCGACGTGGCCGCCGCCCGCGCCCGCGTCCTCGGACCGCACCACCCCGACACCCTCGTCACCCGCTACGAGGTCGCCTACGCGCTCGGCCAGCTGGGCCGCTGGCCGGAGGCCCTCCAGACCTACCGTGAGGTCGCCGAGGCCCGCGCCCAGGCGCTCGGCCCCGACCACGCCGACACCCTCGCCGCCCGCTACGAGGTCGGCATCAGCCTCGGCCGCCTCGGCCGCAGCGCGGAGGCCCTCCAGCTCTACCGCGACCTGATCGACGACCGCACCCGCGTCCACGGCCCCTCCCACCCCGAGACCCTCCGCGCCCGCCACGGCCTCGGCGTCAACCTCGGCCGCCTCGGCCGCTGGGAGGAGGCCCTCGCCGAGTCCCGCGACGTCTGCGCGATCCGCGAACGCGTCCTCGGCGCCGACCACCCCGACACCCTGGTCAGCCGCCGAGAGGTCGCCGTCGGCCTCGGCTGGCTCGGCCGCTGGTCCGACGCCCTCACCGAATACCGCCGCGTCGCCACCGCCCGCGAACACGTCCTCGGACCCGCCCACCCCGACACCCTCGCCAGCCGCAACGACGAGGCCCACTGCCTGGAACAACTCGGCCGGGGCGCGGAGGCGGTCGAGCTGTACCGCAGGGTGGCGGTACTACGCCAGCAGCACACCACGGGCGGACGCTGA
- a CDS encoding oxygenase MpaB family protein → MSEADPGLFGPSSVTWQIHADPTMWVAGVRALYLQALHPRAVRGVTQNSDFRRDAWGRLLRTANFVGTTTYGTTEAAEKAGARVRKIHSMLGATDPNTGERYGVDEPELLLWVHCAEIDSYLHVGRRSGLRLTDAQADRYIGEHRTSARLVGLDPDAVPADQAEMNAYFEKVRPELAVGEEAREVDDFLLRPPTHPLLVPARELLWRRVAHLAYAALPPYAHQLYGRPAPEPTVVTRQLRATGTLLRCVPARLRWQLPPKHILRAMDRLGPGSRPAPYKLGR, encoded by the coding sequence ATGAGCGAGGCCGACCCGGGGCTGTTCGGGCCCTCCTCCGTGACCTGGCAGATTCACGCCGACCCGACGATGTGGGTCGCCGGCGTCCGCGCCCTCTACCTCCAGGCGCTGCACCCGCGCGCGGTGCGCGGCGTCACGCAGAACTCCGACTTCCGGCGCGACGCCTGGGGCCGTCTGCTGCGGACCGCGAACTTCGTCGGCACCACGACCTACGGCACCACCGAGGCCGCCGAGAAGGCGGGCGCCCGCGTGCGGAAGATCCACAGCATGCTCGGAGCGACGGACCCCAACACCGGCGAGCGCTACGGCGTCGACGAACCCGAGCTGCTGCTGTGGGTGCACTGCGCCGAGATCGACTCCTATCTGCACGTCGGCCGCCGCTCCGGTCTGCGCCTCACCGACGCCCAGGCCGACCGCTACATCGGCGAACACCGCACCAGCGCCCGCCTGGTGGGCCTCGACCCCGACGCCGTACCCGCCGACCAGGCGGAGATGAACGCCTACTTCGAGAAGGTGCGACCGGAACTCGCCGTAGGAGAAGAGGCACGCGAGGTGGACGACTTCCTCCTCCGCCCACCGACGCATCCCCTCCTGGTCCCGGCGCGCGAACTGCTGTGGCGGCGCGTGGCACATCTGGCGTACGCCGCCCTGCCGCCGTACGCCCACCAGCTGTACGGCAGACCGGCCCCCGAACCCACCGTCGTCACCCGTCAGTTGCGCGCCACGGGCACCCTGTTGCGCTGCGTTCCCGCACGTCTGCGCTGGCAACTCCCGCCCAAACACATCCTGCGCGCCATGGACCGCCTCGGCCCGGGCTCCCGCCCCGCACCGTACAAACTCGGACGATAG
- a CDS encoding ABC transporter substrate-binding protein, with amino-acid sequence MRTTSRGLIAALALTPLLAGCFAQSDSGDTDGEGATGGRLRVALAVPPVQALSPYSNDATVLSKLSVAEGLTALSKDGIATPALARSWTQKNPTTWTFELRKATFQDGTQVTAESVVSALDHANAAAPKPRVLSDVTLTAKAEDTDTVTLTTKAADPVLPLRLASPALAILAPKAYAKNGTVSPVGTGTGAFRITKLTGKTEATLDRYDGYWGGKAKAPGIDVTWIADGTARANALRGGDVDIAEWIPTAQAKLLPKGTRHEVPSVRTDSLILNTGSGLFTDAPLRAAAREAVNGSALVDSVFGGYADPAQGLFGPAVPWAAEDRVPVTGRAKAATTAEVKTKTKGRTLRLATYTNRTELPEAATVLQQQLEKAGFTVKQDVREYTQMEADLLAGKYDALVFSRVTLLDTGDAVGYLASDFMSDGVYNIAGLKDPAVDKAVKAAAEEGDTQERRKKIMRAEAEILRTDAVIPLVHEQAVQGIATDVEGVLLDPRERSLIDVDTHLK; translated from the coding sequence ATGCGCACCACCTCCCGCGGCCTCATCGCGGCGCTTGCCCTCACCCCCCTGCTGGCCGGCTGCTTCGCCCAGAGCGACAGCGGTGACACGGACGGCGAAGGGGCCACGGGTGGCCGGCTGCGGGTCGCCCTGGCCGTGCCGCCCGTGCAGGCCCTGTCCCCCTACAGCAACGACGCCACCGTCCTGAGCAAGCTGTCGGTCGCCGAAGGCCTGACCGCACTGAGCAAGGACGGCATCGCCACCCCGGCCCTGGCCAGATCCTGGACGCAGAAGAACCCCACGACCTGGACCTTCGAACTGCGCAAGGCCACCTTCCAGGACGGCACTCAGGTCACCGCCGAGTCGGTCGTGAGCGCCCTCGACCACGCGAACGCCGCCGCGCCCAAGCCGCGCGTCCTGAGCGACGTGACGCTGACCGCCAAGGCCGAGGACACCGACACCGTCACCCTCACCACCAAGGCGGCCGACCCCGTCCTGCCGCTGCGTCTGGCCAGCCCGGCGCTCGCGATCCTCGCCCCGAAGGCCTACGCGAAGAACGGCACCGTCAGCCCGGTCGGCACCGGCACCGGCGCCTTCCGGATCACCAAGCTGACCGGCAAGACCGAGGCGACCCTCGACCGCTACGACGGCTACTGGGGCGGCAAGGCCAAGGCACCCGGCATCGACGTCACCTGGATCGCCGACGGCACCGCCCGCGCCAACGCGCTGCGCGGCGGCGACGTCGACATCGCCGAGTGGATCCCGACCGCCCAGGCGAAACTGCTGCCCAAGGGCACCCGGCACGAGGTGCCCTCGGTCCGCACGGACAGCCTGATCCTCAACACCGGCAGCGGCCTCTTCACCGACGCCCCCCTGCGCGCCGCGGCCCGTGAGGCCGTCAACGGATCGGCCCTCGTCGACTCCGTCTTCGGCGGGTACGCCGATCCCGCGCAGGGCCTGTTCGGTCCCGCCGTCCCCTGGGCCGCCGAGGACCGCGTGCCGGTGACCGGCCGCGCCAAGGCCGCCACCACCGCCGAGGTGAAGACGAAGACCAAGGGCAGGACCCTGCGTCTGGCCACCTACACCAACCGCACCGAGCTTCCGGAGGCGGCGACCGTCCTCCAGCAGCAGCTGGAGAAGGCCGGGTTCACGGTCAAGCAGGACGTGCGCGAGTACACGCAGATGGAGGCCGATCTCCTGGCCGGCAAGTACGACGCGCTGGTCTTCTCCCGCGTGACGCTCCTCGACACCGGTGACGCGGTCGGCTACCTCGCCAGCGACTTCATGAGCGACGGCGTCTACAACATCGCCGGCCTGAAGGACCCCGCCGTGGACAAGGCCGTCAAGGCCGCCGCCGAGGAGGGCGACACGCAGGAGCGCCGCAAGAAGATCATGCGAGCCGAGGCGGAGATCCTGCGCACCGACGCCGTGATCCCGCTCGTGCACGAGCAGGCCGTGCAGGGCATCGCCACCGATGTCGAGGGCGTGCTCCTCGACCCCCGCGAGCGCTCCCTCATCGACGTCGACACGCACCTGAAGTAG
- a CDS encoding ABC transporter permease subunit, translated as MTATHGSAARRFPWPAALGRVVAGAALLTAVGLLPWLSGTDPALTVLRARSADQDPTAQQLDAIRAQLDLDQGPLAHLLHWLGGDAGVSWVSGEAVLPQITTALSVSLTLMLGALVVTLLVAALVCARTVVLGSRRRLGRGRTGTTAAVLASLPKFLLASVLATVCGVWWGWFPSSGWEGPQWMVLPSLALGIPSGAMIGGMLDQSLPAAFHEPWARTAHACGLPPSYLARNALRRTLPGVLPQFLPTVVALVGGAVAVEKIFNIPGLGRLALDSAIAQDLPVLQTTTLALVLLGVAAGVVVRLLRHALLGRPLRDGALPTLHRPRLVPPRSLRWIAGGCALVLVGLVVAGLLRDPLHVDTAARLLRPSAAHPLGTDSLGRDLLARLGHGALRTAGVAFGVTAVSALAGLLLGMVPRASAGLTEVVSTLPAVLAGLLIAGVTGPSVFGAACAVCAVGWTPYAAQTAALLEQERASGHIAASVSLGAGRAHLLRRHLLPAVGPALLRNALLRLPTTVLVLASLGFLGLGEQPPTPEWGRLLSENQPYVELAPWTVLGPAGALILLSVLAVTGSTLGRRER; from the coding sequence ATGACGGCCACTCACGGCAGTGCCGCCCGCCGCTTCCCGTGGCCGGCGGCGCTCGGTCGTGTCGTCGCCGGGGCAGCGCTGCTGACCGCGGTCGGCCTGCTGCCCTGGCTGTCCGGCACCGACCCGGCGCTGACGGTCCTGCGGGCCCGCTCCGCCGACCAGGATCCGACCGCGCAGCAACTGGACGCCATCCGGGCGCAGCTGGATCTCGACCAAGGACCGCTGGCGCATCTTCTGCACTGGCTGGGCGGCGACGCGGGCGTTTCCTGGGTGTCCGGCGAAGCGGTCCTGCCGCAGATCACCACCGCCCTGTCGGTCTCGCTGACGCTGATGCTGGGCGCGCTCGTCGTCACGCTGCTGGTGGCCGCCCTGGTCTGCGCCCGCACGGTCGTCCTCGGCTCCCGGCGGCGGCTGGGCCGGGGCCGGACGGGCACGACCGCCGCGGTCCTCGCCTCGCTCCCGAAGTTCCTGCTGGCCTCCGTACTGGCCACGGTGTGCGGGGTGTGGTGGGGCTGGTTCCCCTCCAGCGGCTGGGAGGGCCCGCAGTGGATGGTGCTGCCCTCGCTCGCGCTCGGCATCCCGTCCGGGGCGATGATCGGCGGAATGCTCGACCAGTCCCTGCCCGCCGCCTTCCACGAACCGTGGGCGCGCACGGCCCACGCCTGCGGCCTGCCTCCCTCCTACCTCGCGCGCAACGCGCTGCGCCGCACCCTGCCGGGTGTGCTGCCGCAGTTCCTGCCGACCGTCGTGGCTCTGGTCGGCGGCGCGGTCGCGGTGGAGAAGATCTTCAACATCCCGGGGCTCGGCCGGCTCGCCCTGGACTCCGCGATCGCCCAGGACCTCCCGGTGCTCCAGACCACGACACTGGCCCTGGTCCTGCTCGGCGTGGCCGCCGGTGTCGTCGTACGACTGCTGCGCCACGCCCTGCTCGGCCGGCCCCTGCGGGACGGCGCCCTGCCCACCCTGCACCGGCCCCGGCTCGTACCGCCCCGCTCGCTGCGCTGGATCGCCGGAGGCTGTGCGCTGGTCCTGGTGGGCCTCGTGGTGGCCGGACTGCTGCGCGACCCCCTGCACGTCGACACCGCGGCGCGGCTGCTGCGGCCGTCCGCGGCCCATCCCCTGGGCACCGACTCGCTCGGCCGCGATCTGCTGGCCCGGCTCGGCCACGGCGCGCTGCGCACGGCGGGGGTGGCCTTCGGAGTGACGGCGGTCAGCGCCCTGGCCGGGCTGCTGCTCGGCATGGTGCCGCGGGCGAGCGCGGGGCTGACGGAGGTGGTGTCGACCCTGCCGGCCGTCCTCGCCGGGCTGCTGATCGCGGGCGTCACCGGACCATCGGTGTTCGGGGCCGCCTGCGCGGTCTGCGCGGTCGGCTGGACGCCGTATGCCGCCCAGACCGCCGCGTTGCTCGAACAGGAGCGCGCGAGCGGCCACATCGCCGCGTCCGTCTCCCTGGGCGCGGGCCGCGCGCACCTGCTGCGCCGGCACCTCCTGCCCGCCGTCGGACCCGCCCTCCTGCGCAACGCCCTCCTACGGCTCCCCACCACCGTCCTCGTACTGGCCTCCCTGGGCTTCCTCGGCCTGGGCGAACAGCCGCCCACACCCGAGTGGGGCCGCCTCCTCTCCGAGAACCAGCCCTACGTCGAACTCGCGCCCTGGACGGTGCTCGGTCCCGCCGGGGCACTGATCCTGCTGTCGGTGCTCGCGGTGACGGGCAGCACGCTGGGCCGACGGGAGCGGTGA
- a CDS encoding Lrp/AsnC family transcriptional regulator, with product MDRIDRELLALLLRDGRATYQELGRQVRLSANTVADRVRRLGATGVIRGYRAELNLEAFGRGMEMISDIRLAEGVDRTAFEAQLRDVPQVISAMRLTGDYDYQLRMSCTDAREFEAVIDRLKAELGVRQLRSRLVLHEVSLGLDRILET from the coding sequence ATGGATCGTATCGACCGTGAGCTCCTCGCCCTGCTGCTCCGGGACGGCCGGGCGACCTATCAGGAGCTGGGTCGTCAGGTGCGGCTGTCGGCCAACACCGTGGCCGACCGCGTACGCCGTCTTGGGGCGACCGGAGTCATCCGCGGTTACCGCGCCGAACTGAACCTGGAGGCGTTCGGGCGCGGCATGGAGATGATCAGCGACATCCGCCTGGCCGAGGGTGTGGACCGCACGGCATTCGAGGCGCAACTGCGCGACGTGCCCCAGGTGATCAGCGCCATGAGACTCACCGGCGACTACGACTACCAGCTGCGCATGAGCTGCACCGACGCCCGCGAGTTCGAAGCCGTCATCGACCGGCTCAAGGCCGAACTCGGTGTACGGCAACTGCGCAGCCGCCTCGTGCTGCACGAGGTGTCACTCGGCCTCGACCGCATCCTCGAAACCTGA
- a CDS encoding phosphotransferase family protein, with translation MVSTHDEAQALRPLTLAWVSRHLEVGERIVRTEVLHGGITAEMRRLTVGTRDGGTRDLVLRSFAAPFSVEHAEDRLNREAGALTLLTGTGVPAPGLVAVDPTAAHCEYPSLLMTHLAGRTVLADEGLQARVPPLARQLVEIHAVRPAERPRKYVTLTTADTVVVPKGVDAAAWAAAIDMLRRPAPSYEGRFLHRDFHPGNVPFDVPPSRPAGARITGVVDWTAASWGPADLDVAHCSTNLALLHGPAWGLRFAEAYEEAGGVPAAAASERLYWRVRDGLACSEEVRLVAQPWREAGRTELTTQVVEERLDAYVTALMDALG, from the coding sequence ATGGTGAGCACCCACGATGAGGCGCAGGCCCTCCGACCGTTGACCCTGGCTTGGGTGAGCCGGCATCTGGAAGTCGGCGAACGGATCGTCAGAACCGAGGTGTTGCACGGCGGCATCACTGCCGAGATGCGGCGGCTGACCGTCGGCACGCGGGACGGAGGCACCCGTGATCTGGTGCTGCGGAGCTTCGCCGCCCCGTTCTCCGTGGAGCACGCCGAGGACCGGCTGAACAGGGAGGCCGGCGCCCTGACCCTGCTCACGGGGACCGGGGTGCCGGCTCCTGGACTGGTCGCGGTTGATCCGACCGCCGCGCATTGCGAGTATCCGTCGCTCCTGATGACACATCTGGCGGGCCGGACGGTCCTCGCCGATGAGGGATTGCAGGCGCGCGTTCCACCGCTGGCTCGTCAACTCGTCGAGATCCACGCGGTGCGACCCGCCGAACGGCCCCGGAAATATGTCACGTTGACGACCGCCGACACAGTCGTGGTTCCGAAGGGCGTCGACGCGGCGGCATGGGCCGCGGCGATCGACATGCTCCGTAGGCCCGCGCCGTCCTATGAAGGGCGGTTCCTGCACCGGGACTTCCACCCCGGCAACGTGCCGTTCGACGTGCCGCCTTCAAGGCCGGCAGGTGCCCGGATCACCGGGGTCGTCGACTGGACGGCGGCCTCCTGGGGCCCGGCGGATCTCGACGTGGCGCACTGCTCGACCAATCTCGCGCTGCTGCACGGCCCGGCGTGGGGGCTGCGGTTCGCTGAGGCGTATGAGGAGGCCGGCGGGGTGCCGGCCGCAGCCGCGAGCGAACGGCTGTACTGGCGGGTGCGGGACGGGCTGGCGTGCTCGGAAGAAGTGCGGTTGGTGGCGCAGCCGTGGCGGGAGGCGGGCAGGACAGAGCTGACGACGCAAGTCGTGGAGGAGCGGCTGGATGCCTATGTCACCGCCCTGATGGACGCGCTGGGCTGA
- a CDS encoding SMI1/KNR4 family protein — MTSSISESWTRIEAWLARHTPRTFAALGPPAERSAIAVAEQAIGQPFPEPLVESLLRHNGMGHRDLLPPFWSLLGVEGITSAWQTRMKIYGDVLAGAEEGDPDGEFGPWWHAQWIPIAYNGRGDYLILDMRPYRRRGRIGDADHETGCSFSPHPMWASLPALLDATATALETGEAVDGYLPVAVDEDELDWDF, encoded by the coding sequence ATGACTTCGTCGATATCCGAGTCGTGGACCCGTATAGAGGCTTGGCTCGCCCGGCACACGCCTCGTACCTTTGCCGCTCTTGGCCCTCCGGCGGAGCGTTCGGCGATTGCCGTGGCCGAACAGGCCATCGGACAGCCGTTCCCCGAGCCCTTGGTGGAGTCCTTGCTGCGACACAACGGCATGGGCCACCGCGACCTGCTGCCGCCGTTCTGGTCTCTGCTTGGGGTGGAGGGCATCACCAGTGCCTGGCAGACACGTATGAAGATCTACGGAGATGTGCTGGCGGGAGCAGAGGAAGGCGACCCGGACGGGGAATTCGGGCCGTGGTGGCATGCCCAGTGGATCCCCATCGCCTACAACGGCAGGGGGGATTACCTCATCCTGGACATGCGCCCCTACCGTCGCCGCGGAAGGATCGGCGACGCCGATCATGAAACAGGATGCTCGTTCTCGCCCCACCCCATGTGGGCGTCGCTCCCGGCTCTCCTGGATGCGACAGCCACGGCTCTGGAGACAGGCGAGGCGGTGGACGGGTACCTGCCTGTCGCAGTCGACGAGGACGAACTGGACTGGGACTTCTGA
- a CDS encoding MerR family transcriptional regulator, translating to MAWSIAQVARMSKVTSRTLRHYDEIGLLPPAWIGSNGHRYYEEADLLRLQQILLMRELDLGLREIQAVLDSRLDQVAVLREHHQRLLAERDRLETLARTVGRTIAELEEGEGKDRMTKINKPENLFDGFQSPSDAEAEVRERWPQAWEQSRQAVDAMTSEDTERRQREVTAQMIRMAEFMVAGTPVSDPAVQAEVDANYQNICRFWTPTAAAYKGVGQTYVDDPQMRANFDRIADGLAVYQRDAMTVYADTRLS from the coding sequence ATGGCCTGGTCGATCGCGCAGGTGGCGCGGATGTCCAAGGTGACATCGCGGACGCTGCGGCATTACGACGAGATCGGCCTGCTGCCACCCGCATGGATCGGGAGCAACGGGCACCGCTACTACGAGGAGGCCGATCTGCTGCGGTTGCAGCAGATCCTGCTGATGCGGGAGCTGGACCTGGGGCTGCGCGAGATCCAGGCGGTCCTGGACAGCCGGCTCGACCAGGTGGCCGTGCTCCGTGAGCACCACCAACGGCTGCTCGCGGAACGGGACCGGCTGGAGACGCTGGCCCGTACGGTCGGCCGCACCATCGCCGAACTGGAAGAAGGTGAGGGCAAGGACCGGATGACGAAGATCAACAAGCCGGAGAACCTCTTCGACGGGTTCCAGAGCCCCTCCGATGCCGAGGCCGAGGTACGGGAGCGGTGGCCGCAGGCATGGGAGCAGTCCCGGCAGGCCGTCGACGCGATGACCTCCGAGGACACGGAGCGCCGGCAGCGTGAGGTGACGGCGCAGATGATCCGTATGGCGGAGTTCATGGTGGCCGGCACGCCGGTGTCCGACCCTGCGGTACAGGCCGAGGTGGACGCCAACTACCAGAACATCTGCCGGTTCTGGACCCCGACCGCGGCCGCCTACAAGGGAGTGGGCCAGACCTATGTCGACGACCCGCAGATGCGGGCCAACTTCGACAGGATCGCCGACGGTCTCGCCGTCTACCAGCGCGACGCGATGACCGTGTACGCCGATACCCGGCTGAGCTGA